GCGCGGAAAGTGTGGAACTGTGCCCCGCCCCGGAAGGCGATACTACCATCCCGGTGGCCATCAAACGTGGATTGCTGGTGCTGGCCGTTCTGGCGCTCCTGCCGCCGCTGTTCATCGCTCTGGCACGACAGCACACCACGGAAACTCCCCAGGAAAAGCCCCGCATTCACATCATCAAAGACATGGACTTTCAGCCCAAATATCAGACGCAGGCCGTTAGCCCGCTGTTTGCCGACCGTCGGGCGATGCGTCCGCGAGTGCCGGGGACTGTCCCGTTCGATCCTCACTGGGAGCCCCCACCGGAGGGATTTCTCACGGGGAAAATCGGCAGCGACTATCTCACTGAATTTCCGATCCGGGTAACCGAGGAAGTCATGCGGCGCGGCCGCGAACGGTATGACATTTACTGCGCAACATGCCACGGCTGGACGGGTGAAGCGGGGCCGTACGACGGCATGACCTCCCGCCGGGCCCGTGCCCGCGGTGAAGCGACGTGGGTTCCGCCCGCCAGCCTCACCGGCCAGGCCGTCCGCGAACAACCCGTGGGCAAAATCTTCGAGACGATCACCCAGGGCGTGGTTCGCGAGGGTGTTTACAGCATGCCCCCCTACGCTGTCCAAATTCCGCCGGAGGATCGCTGGGCCATCGTGCTGTATGTCCGGGCACTCCAACGGGCTCGCGCGCCGTACCCGGAGGATTTTCAAGAAGCGGCGGCCACTGCATCCACGGCAGGTCGCGGCCTCATCCATGACGAACCCATGAACAGCAACCTCGCAAAAGATAGACGGCCGTAAGAATAACGAGCGAATAAAGCGAAGAGTATTTTACCTTTGACGATGTCGTAGATGGGATCGGTAATGCAAGCGACAGAATTGATGGATACCAATTCCACGGTTCAATCCGCGATGAACCCCTCAACGACGGGGGTGTCTCGGGCACCGCAGATCTGCATTATTGGCGGAGCCATCGCGATCGTTCTGGGCTTTGTGCTGTCCAGCAGTTCTCCGGCCGGGTGGTTGCAGGATTATCTTGTGCACTACACTTTCCTGGTAAGCATCACGCTTGGGGCACTGTTTTTCGTATTTCTTCAACATTTGACCCGTGCCGGCTGGAGCGTCACGGTCCGTCGTACCGCGGAACTGATGGCCGGGACCACTCCGATGCTAGTGGCCGTCGCTTTTTTACCTATCGCTGTCACTTTGTTTATCGATGGATTGAACCTTTATCCCTGGGCGGCTAGCGATTTCTTTCTCCACCATGCTGAATTACGCCATAAAACGATCTATTTGAATATTCCCTTCTTCTTATTGCGGGCAGCTTTTTGCCTGGCGGCATGGTGGTGGCTGGGGCGATTTTACATGACTCGGTCCCTGGCACAGGATACAGATGGGGATCCGCGCTGGACACTGGTTATGGAAAAATGGAGCCCCGCGGCTGCCCTTCTCTTCACAGTGACCGTGACCCTGGCTGCCTTCGACTGGGTGATGTCGCTTGCGCCCGCGTGGTACAGCACCATCTTTCCGGTGTATATCTTTTCCGGATGCGTTGTGGGGGGACTGGCGGGCCTGATCCTGATTCTTTTACTCGCTCAGGCTCTTGGGTTCCTATCTCACCGCGTTGTGACTGTTGAGCATTATCATGATCTGGGAAAACTTCTTTTTGGATTTGTCATTTTTTGGGGATATATAGCGTTTTCGCAATACATGCTCATTTGGTACGGAAATATTCCCGAGGAATCTCAGTTCTATTTGCCACGGCAACAGGGAATATGGTTGTATGTATCATTGGGTCTTGTTTTCGGTCATCTGCTCATTCCACTGGTGGGAATGATGCCCCGGGCGATCAAACGCAATCCCTGGACGCTGGGATTCTTCGCCGTATGGTTGCTGGTATTTCATTGGCTTGATCTGTACTGGTTGATCAAACCGAACTGGCATCCCACTGTCGGTCCCCTATCACTGATTGGTGGAATCCTTGGCGGTGTGGGCGTGTTCGGAATCGTGATCGCAATCGTTCTGAAAGGTTTGACACGCTATCCCCCCATTCCGGTGCGGGATCCGCGTCTGAACGAGGCGATCCACCATGAGGTGGTTTAAAATGAAGCGTTACAACATCAGTGATGGCAAAATCGCGTAACTTACAGATGGTGGCAAGTGATGAACAGCCAAACTGTCCCCGATACTGAAATTGAACTCCAGGTACAGGGCGAAAAGGACGTTAATGCGACCCTGATTGGTCTTATTGGATTTGTGGGAGCACTGATCGTTTTTGCAATTATTATTCTGCTCCAGGTGATTTATTACGCCTGGGTGAGCCGGATTGAAACGCGAAACCGGCAGGTGCTTCCAGAAGAGATTGTCACAGTCAAGACCGAGCAGCAACTCCGTCTGGCGGCAGCGGCATCCCAAGCCGGGAAGGAAGCGGGCGTCCTCCCCATCGATCAGGCCATGCGGCTGGTACTTCGCGACCTTCAGGCAGGGCGGCCAGCGGCCGAAATTGGGGGCAGAATGCAGCCGCCCGCTCCAGCCCCTGAACCCAACGAAAAAACTGGCCAAACCACGCAGGAGGTTAAATCGCCAGAAAAACCGACCAGCAAGATAAAAAATTGAAATTTGCCCGACATTTGTTGGAGAGATCGTGATCTAAGGCATACAATTCCAAAAGAGTCGAGCGGGTGGTAATGTCGAATCCCGCGTGTTGAATGAGTGCCCTTAACACACCAGCGTGGCAATAAACCTCTCTTCGGGAGGAAGTGAACATGTTGCGAAGCCGAGGCTTCACGATATTCCTGGTCTGCGGGCTGATCCTGCTGGGCTCAAGAGTGAACGCCCAGTTGTCCCAGACTGCGCCCAACGAACTGGAGGGCGTTGGCGTAGACGAGAAACTCGGTAGCACGCTCCCGCTGGATCTGGAGTTCACAACCTCCGAGGGGCAGCCCGTCCGTTTGAAGGATCTGTTCGACGGAAAAACACCCGTGCTGCTGACTCTCAATTATTCGAATTGCCCCAAGCTGTGCCATCTTCAGCTCAACGGCCTTTTCGAAGGGCTGGAATCTCTCGATTGGACACTCGGCGGCAAATTCCGCATGATCACGGTGAGCATCAATCCCGAGGAGACGACGGAGCGGGCAGCCGCGACCAAGCGGCACTACCTGACTGCTTACCAGCGCCCGGAAGCGGACCGCGGATGGTTCTTTTTGACGGGCAAAGAAGAGAATATCAAGCGTTTGGCTAACAGCGTGGGCTTCTATTATCGCTACGATCAGGCAACCAAACAATTTATTCATCCGGCAGTGACCATTGTATGCACGCCGGAAGGCAAAATCTCCCGTTACCTTTACGGGGTAGAATATCCTGCTCAAAATATTCGCCTGGCCCTTTTAGAAGCGAGCGAAGGTAAAATCGGCACGACCACCGACCGTATCCTCATGTTCTGCTTTCATTATGACCCCGCCCGGGGAACCTACACCCTGGCAGCCTACCGCCTGATGCAGTTAGGAGGTGTTCTCACGGTCTGTGTCCTGGGGACGGTTTTGGCGGTGTGGTGGTGGCGGGAACGAACACAGCGCAATCCAGGCAATAGTGCCCCCGAAACACATGGAGTCAATGTAACTTCACAGGCTGACGATTCTTGGGCCGAACAATAAAAACTTTCAGAGCAATTTCCTATCATGAGTGTTCGGTTCGGTTGTCCTGGTCAGATTGAACGAGTATGGATCCCTCACAAATAACCAATCATTTGACAGGCAACTCAATCGCGGGAGTTCTACCGCTGGTACAAAGCGGAAGCTTCTGGCTACCACCCGCCGGGTCCACAACGGCATCGGCCGTGGACTGGCTGTTCTATTTTTTGTTCTATGTGGCTGCGTTTTTCTTTCTGTTGATTGTCACCTTGATGACGCTTTTTGTCCTTAAATATCGTGCGCGTCCTGACCGGGATGCGCCCGAACCCTCCCCCAGCCACAATACCTGGCTCGAGCTGACCTGGTCTGTTATTCCCACAATGATCATCATATTCATTTTCGCGGTTGGGTTTGCTGGATACATGGAGATGCGGACACCGCCAGCGAATGCCTATGAAATCCGCGTGACGGGCCAGAAATGGAAGTGGTTTTTTACCTATCCAACAGGATATGTTGATGAGAATCTCCACGTGCCTGTGGATCGTCCCATCCGCCTTGTGATGACCAGTCGCGATGTCATCCACAGTCTCTATATTCCGGCCTTTCGACTCAAGATGGACCTCGTGCCCGGGCGATACACATCCACCTGGTTTCAAGCGATCCAGCCCGGCGAGTACGATCTTTTATGCGCCGAGTACTGTGGAGACAATCATTCTTCGATGCTTGCCAAGGTTATCGTGCATCGGCCCGGTGAGTTTGAAAAATGGCTGGAAGAGGCCTCTAACTTCATGAAAAACCTCTCACCGGTGGAGGCTGGGCAGATCCTCTATCAGCGTCAGGGTTGTGCCCAGTGTCATTCGATCGACGGCTCCGCAAAGGTGGGACCTACCTTTCTGGGACTTTTCGAAAGCCAGGTCAAGCTCGCGGATGGCACTACCGTAACGGCCGACGAGAACTATCTGCGCGAGTCCATCCTGGTGCCGGATGCCAAAGTTGTGGCAGGATTTCGACCGCAGATGCCCCCGTACCAGGGGCTCCTCGATGAGGACAAAATTGCTGCCCTTATTGAGTTTATTAAATCGCTAAAATCGGAACAGTCGGCTGGAGGACATAACTGATGGTTACCGAAGTTACGGAACCCAGGCCGGTGGCCCGCTCGACGCCGCCCGACTATCTTCACGACGGGCGTGGGATCTGGTCGTGGCTTTTCACCCTCGATCATAAGCGGATCGGGGTCATGTATCTTGTGGGCATTTTGACCTCGTTACTTCTGGGGGGAGTTTTCGCACTCCTCATTCGCACTCACCTGGCCATCCCGGCACTGGTTCACCAGCCTGGTCAAGCAACGTCTACCGCCGGGAGTGCCGCCGTGGTTGTGGGGCCGAGTCAGCCGGTTCCGGCCAATACTTCCACCGGGCAGGATGCCGCGGCCCAAATGGTGGCTGAATCCGAAGCGGCTACTGCTGCCAGCACCGTCCAGCCGACACCCCCGCGCTATCTTCTAACGCCAAAGGAATACAATCGCGCGTTTACTCTTCATGGCGCGATTATGATATTCCTGGTCATTATCCCGGGGATTCCTGCCGCCCTGGGTAACTTCGTGTTGCCGCTCATGCTGGGAGCCAAAGACGTGGCGTTTCCGCGTCTCAACTTGATGAGTTTTCATTTATGGCTAATTGGTCTCGTGTTTTTCCTGGTCGTGCTGTTCACGGGAGGACTGGACACGGGATGGACTTTTTATACTCCCTATAGCACGACTACCGATACCCGCGTCACAACGGCAGTGGTAGGCGCGTTTATTCTGGGATTCAGCTCTATATTTACCGGGATTAACTTTATCGCCACCGTTCATTTCCTGCGTCCGCGGGGCATGAGCTGGTTCCGGATGCCGCTCTTTGTCTGGTCCCTCTACGCCACGGCAATTATTCAGGTCCTCGCCACACCGGTGCTGGGCATCACGCTGCTGCTGATTGCTTTAGAGAAGAATCTCGGGCTGGGTATTTTTGACCCCAAGCTGGGTGGGGACCCGGTGCTCTTCCAGCACTTTTTCTGGTTTTACTCTCACCCGGCGGTCTATATCATGATTTTGCCCGGAATGGGCATTATCAGTGAACTGATTTCCACCTTCAGCCGCAAGCATATATTCGGATATCGCTTCATTGCCTTTTCCAGCGTGGCCATCGCCATCCTCGGTTTTCTCGTCTGGGGACATCACATGTTTACCAGCGGGCAATCGCGGCTGGCCAGCATGATCTTCAGTGCGCTTACTTTCAGCGTGTCCATTCCTTCCGCGATTAAAGTCTTCAATTGGTTGGCGACCATGTATAAAGGGCGGATCTCGCTGCAAACACCGATGTGCTATGCCCTTGCGTTCATTCTTCTGTTCGGTATTGGTGGCCTGACAGGTCTGTTCCTTGGCGCCCTGGCCACCGATGTCCACCTCCACGACACCTACTTCGTGGTGGCACACTTTCACTATGTGATGTTTGGCGGGACGCTTGTCGCCTTCCTCGGTGGCCTTCACTACTGGTGGCCGAAGATGACGGGCAAAATGTACAACGATACCCTCGGCCGTTTGGGAGCGCTTTTGATATTCCTCGGTCTCAATCTGACATTCTTCCCGCAATTTGTCTTGGGTAGCCGAGGGATGCCGCGTCGGTACTTCGATTATTCCAGTTTGCTTGATCGGCATCCCGAATTTGCGGGTCTCAATCTGATGTCTACCGCGGGGGCATATCTGACGGCCATTGGGCTGATCGTGGCGGCCGTCTGTCTGCTGGGTTCTTTATGGTGGGGTAGGAAGGCACCGCCCAATCCTTGGGGGTCGGCTTCCCTGGAGTGGCGATGCCCTTCCCCTCCCCCCAAAGAGAATTTCCTCAGTCCTCCCGTCATAACGCCGGCTTTCGATCCGTACGACCTCGATCAGGTGGTGTACGATCCGGAAACACAGGGTTACTGGGTGCGCCAGACCGCAATCACGTGAGGCGAAAAGAGGATGCGCACTGCAATATGACTTTCATGGTTGCGAGTATTGAGAATTCCGGTTTTTCTAAACGTTAGTTCTCCGTTTTTGCGGCGATGACGATGGCAACACACTCCGTTGAAGTTCCGGAACAACATCACCCAACTGGGGAACACGATCACCATGCAGGTGAGCATCCTGCATACCTGGCCCATCATTTCGACTCCATGGCCCAACAGTTTGCGGCCGGCAAACTGGGGATGTGGATCTTCCTGGTGACGGAAATCCTCTTTTTTGGCGGACTCTTTTGCGCGTACGCCGTCTATCGCGCGAATCATCCGGAAGTTTTTGTCTACGCCCACCACTTTCTGGACAAAAACCTCGGCGCGCTGAACACCGCGATCCTCATTTTTAGCAGTTTCACAATGGCCTGGGCGGTGCGAGCCGCGCAACTGGGACAGCAACAAACATTGCGGCTGTGCTTGATAACGACGCTCCTCTGCGCGGGCGCGTTTCTCGGGGTGAAATATGTCGAGTATCGCCAGAAATGGGAGCACGGCCTCCTCTGGGCAGGCTGGTACCATCCCCACGTCACCAATGCTGAGCACCACGGGGATGCTGCTCCGAAACCCTCCTCACCGGCGACCGCGCCAACTGCTGTCCAAGCCACAACATCAGGACAAACACCCGAGCCCACCACGGCGGCAACGGCGGGTGAACACTCCGAATACCCCGGTGAGCCGCGTCTGGCCGGTGTCTTCTTCAGCATTTATTTCTGCATGACAGGCCTTCACGCCCTGCACGTCGTCGGAGGCATGATCGCCATCACGTGGCTTCTCATCCGCGCCTTTCAGGGGGTGTTTGGTCCGGAATACTACGGGCCGGTGGACTACGTCGGCCTTTACTGGCACCTTGTTGACATGATCTGGATTTATCTGTTTCCGCTCCTGTATTTGATTCACTGAGAACGGGGAGGAACCTCCGCTCAGGGAAACAACTGCTGAACTGAGAGGCTTTGCAAAAGGAATGAGTATGACGTCACAGCAGGTAAACCAGGCACATCATGCGGGAGGACACGTGGTGCCAGGACATGTCCTGGTGGCCGTCTTTATTGCGCTCCTCGTACTCACGGCCCTGACGGTAGCCGCCACATGGGTCGACCTGGGACCGGGAAATCTTTTTGTAGCAATTGGAATAGCAACGGTTAAAGCTGCCCTGGTTGCTCTATTCTTCATGCATTTGCGGTACGATCACCCATTCTATGGGCTCGTGTTCACGTTGGCGATACTTTTCCTGGCACTTTTCCTGGGATTAACGCTGGTGGATGTCCGACAAACATTTCCTGAAGTGCAGGCCGCACTGGAAAACCCGGTGTGATCTTGGCAGACACCGCGTCAAGGACATTCGGCGGCCGACTTCTCCGCCAACGTTCTTTGTTTGAATGAGCCCCCACCTTAGGGCACGCTCGGTCGGGGCGTCTGATACGCGGCAAGTCAATGGTCGACCACAAATTTTCTGGATTATTTAAACCGACCCCGGTTATAATGAATGTGCGGTGGAAGGTGTCCGGTTTGTAGACGACCGGGATCGCGCAGCTTGTCTTTCTGGGACTCGTCAAAAAAACGGGAGGGTGCCATGGTGGACATTCGAGAACCGCGGATTCGGGCGGCGGCTGAGCGGGAAATGGCCAAGTGGTCTGCGGCCCAGCAGATTGCGGAACGGGTGATCCGCTTCGACGAAGCACACGCGAGTCAAAAGCAACTCGGTCCGTTCATTACCATTTCTCGGCAGGCAGGTTGTGGGGCGGAAGAAATCGCCCAGCGAGTCGGCGAGAAACTTCATTGGGACGTTATCGACAAAAACGTGCTCGACACCATTGCTCAGAGGTTTTGCCTGGAACGAAGCCAGTTGGAATCGATTGACGAGTCCCCGAGCAACTGGGTGCGGGACACGCTGGGACAGTGGCTGGATCCGCACGTCATTTCCAGCGATAAGTTCCTCGCCTGCCTCGAACGCGTGGTTTGGGCGGCTGCCCGAAAAGGACAGGTCATCTTTGTGGGCAGGGGGATCCGGTTCGTCTTGCCGGATAACGCCGGACTGGCTGTGCGGATTGTGGCCTCGGAAAAGTATCGCGTGGCGAGAATTCAGAGAGAGAAGGGGCTCAGCGAGGCCGAAGCCCGCCGTTTCGTGCAGGAACTGGAAGCGGCTCGGCAACGATTCGTCCAGCAGTTCTTCCATAAGGATGTGAGCGATCCTCAATGGTACGACCTCGTCCTCAATGTGGAGCGCTGGGGCGTGGAGACCACGGCGGATCTGATCGTGGCAGCTTGGAAGGCTCGGGAGGCTTCCCTCTTGGCAAAACAACTGAGTTAGCCGGCTGGGGGCGATTGGGGACATGCGGCAAAGAAAATTGCGGTCGGCACGCGGCAAGCCATAACCACGCGACCGAACTCTGCCTCTTGCAAGTTGCAAAAATCGCGTTATGATAGGGTCCAACTGGTGGGGGTGCCCGGTAAATCGTTACAGGCCGTTGGAAGGAAGGTTTTTAGCCGAGGTTCCCCATCCAGGAAGCTGGAGAAGCGAGCAGCGGCAATGACACAATCCGACAACGTTAAATTGGGGGAATTCCGTCACATCGACGTGTATGAAGTGGACGATGTGACGGTTGTTCATTTCAAGGAAAGCCGAATTACCGACGACCTGGGGATCCAGGAACTGGGGCAGGAACTGTTCTCGCTGGTAGATCAGGGCAATCGGACGAAGCTTTTGCTTAATTTCGCCAACGTGCAATTTCTTTCCAGTGGCGCTTTGGGAAAACTGAGGGCTTTAGAGAACCGGGTATCCAAACGGGGTGGCGTTGTCAAACTCTGCTCAATTAACCCCAATATTTACGAAGTCTTCAAAATTACCCGGTTTGACACGATCTTCCAGATTTTCAAGACCGAAGCTGACGCCCTGGCCAGCTTCTGAGGTCTCTTTCGTCTGATCATCTTCCTGGCCATCTTGTCCCCTGGCCGGTTCAAAAATTGATCTTGGCCAATTTCTGGGAAATTGTTAAAAAGGCAATTGTTCACGGACAAGGATGTCCCCTTGCATGTCTGTCTTGTCAGGATGACTCAGCGGATCATCCGGCGACCAGTTGAGCCGCCGGACGCTCGGTTTTGCCGCGTATTGCAGTGATCGTTTTCGAAGGGCAGGCAAGCTGCTGCGGCACGCTGGCAGGCTGAAAATTTGAGAAGGTGAATTTGCTGTAAGAGCGTTCCGCCCTGCGCCTCCAGAAAGCCTCCAGAAATTCAATTTATGGCAGGTGGCGTGGAGTGTTACGCCTGTTCTGCGTGCCAGAAGGCAACCTGTGCTGAGATTCATTTCCAGAACCGAAAACCCAAAATTACCGTAACTACACCACGAAAACTTGACAACCACCACACCAGGCTCGTCGTAGCAAACGGAGTGGAGACGCCCAGTACGATGTGACATCGTTCTGTGGACGCCAAACAAGGAAAGGAGGACGTCATGTTAGTGCTGACCCGCCGAGAAAACGAACGGATTGTGCTTCCCACCGTGCACACGTCTATTCAGGTGGTGCGGATTTCGGGATCGACTGTGCGATTGGGAATTGATGCGCCGCCAGAGGTGCCAGTATTGCGGGAAGAATTGTTGGAGACGTTCCAACAAGAGACTGCGATGTCCCAACGGGCTTCCACGCAGGCTTCCCTTCAACGAAACACCCCGCCGCAACAGCGCGATTCCTCAGCCAATGAACTACCGATTAAGACCCACCAGGCGTACGAGAAGATCTTGGATTGCCTCGTCGTAGCTCTGGAGTATGCGGATGTCCAATTAACCCAGGGCAACCTTGAGCTCGCCCGTCAAACGATTCAGAAGGCTCTGGTGCACCTTCACGAAACTCGGCAGCAGGTGGGTGCAGTCGGGCAGGCGGATTGTTCCATGCAAGCCGCTCAAACGCACCAGGAGCGCGTCGCACTGGTCGTTCAAAACGTCAAGAAGAGCCAGCGCCCCATCGCGGCGGTCCTGGAGCGGGCGGGATTCAAGGTTAAGATCGTGCCCAATGGGTGTCAGGCCCTGGATTATCTGGCCAAGCATGCCCGTCCCGATCTGATTATCTTCGACTTTGATCAGCCGGTGCCTTCCCGAAAAACGCCGTGTGACACCGCGCGGACGTTGCGTGAAATCCGAGACAATCCAGATTTGAGGGGCGTCAAAGTGATCGCGCTTGGATCACGCAGCCCCGCTGAATTGCAGGTGACCATCGGTCCGCACGGTGTGGATCAATGGATCCAGACGGCTCATCAGGCGGAAACGTTCATCCGCGAACTCAATTTGTAAGGTAGGCTCAGAAGAACGCAATTTCCCGTGGCTGAGCGCTCTGACTTTTCCGTGGACACGACGTGGCTGACCCGGGATGGTATCCGGCTGGTAGGACGTCTCT
This is a stretch of genomic DNA from Thermogutta terrifontis. It encodes these proteins:
- a CDS encoding cytochrome c oxidase subunit I, giving the protein MVTEVTEPRPVARSTPPDYLHDGRGIWSWLFTLDHKRIGVMYLVGILTSLLLGGVFALLIRTHLAIPALVHQPGQATSTAGSAAVVVGPSQPVPANTSTGQDAAAQMVAESEAATAASTVQPTPPRYLLTPKEYNRAFTLHGAIMIFLVIIPGIPAALGNFVLPLMLGAKDVAFPRLNLMSFHLWLIGLVFFLVVLFTGGLDTGWTFYTPYSTTTDTRVTTAVVGAFILGFSSIFTGINFIATVHFLRPRGMSWFRMPLFVWSLYATAIIQVLATPVLGITLLLIALEKNLGLGIFDPKLGGDPVLFQHFFWFYSHPAVYIMILPGMGIISELISTFSRKHIFGYRFIAFSSVAIAILGFLVWGHHMFTSGQSRLASMIFSALTFSVSIPSAIKVFNWLATMYKGRISLQTPMCYALAFILLFGIGGLTGLFLGALATDVHLHDTYFVVAHFHYVMFGGTLVAFLGGLHYWWPKMTGKMYNDTLGRLGALLIFLGLNLTFFPQFVLGSRGMPRRYFDYSSLLDRHPEFAGLNLMSTAGAYLTAIGLIVAAVCLLGSLWWGRKAPPNPWGSASLEWRCPSPPPKENFLSPPVITPAFDPYDLDQVVYDPETQGYWVRQTAIT
- a CDS encoding STAS domain-containing protein, with translation MTQSDNVKLGEFRHIDVYEVDDVTVVHFKESRITDDLGIQELGQELFSLVDQGNRTKLLLNFANVQFLSSGALGKLRALENRVSKRGGVVKLCSINPNIYEVFKITRFDTIFQIFKTEADALASF
- a CDS encoding carbon storage regulator gives rise to the protein MLVLTRRENERIVLPTVHTSIQVVRISGSTVRLGIDAPPEVPVLREELLETFQQETAMSQRASTQASLQRNTPPQQRDSSANELPIKTHQAYEKILDCLVVALEYADVQLTQGNLELARQTIQKALVHLHETRQQVGAVGQADCSMQAAQTHQERVALVVQNVKKSQRPIAAVLERAGFKVKIVPNGCQALDYLAKHARPDLIIFDFDQPVPSRKTPCDTARTLREIRDNPDLRGVKVIALGSRSPAELQVTIGPHGVDQWIQTAHQAETFIRELNL
- a CDS encoding cytochrome C oxidase subunit IV family protein — translated: MTSQQVNQAHHAGGHVVPGHVLVAVFIALLVLTALTVAATWVDLGPGNLFVAIGIATVKAALVALFFMHLRYDHPFYGLVFTLAILFLALFLGLTLVDVRQTFPEVQAALENPV
- a CDS encoding AAA family ATPase; translated protein: MVDIREPRIRAAAEREMAKWSAAQQIAERVIRFDEAHASQKQLGPFITISRQAGCGAEEIAQRVGEKLHWDVIDKNVLDTIAQRFCLERSQLESIDESPSNWVRDTLGQWLDPHVISSDKFLACLERVVWAAARKGQVIFVGRGIRFVLPDNAGLAVRIVASEKYRVARIQREKGLSEAEARRFVQELEAARQRFVQQFFHKDVSDPQWYDLVLNVERWGVETTADLIVAAWKAREASLLAKQLS
- a CDS encoding cytochrome c oxidase subunit 3 family protein, which gives rise to MATHSVEVPEQHHPTGEHDHHAGEHPAYLAHHFDSMAQQFAAGKLGMWIFLVTEILFFGGLFCAYAVYRANHPEVFVYAHHFLDKNLGALNTAILIFSSFTMAWAVRAAQLGQQQTLRLCLITTLLCAGAFLGVKYVEYRQKWEHGLLWAGWYHPHVTNAEHHGDAAPKPSSPATAPTAVQATTSGQTPEPTTAATAGEHSEYPGEPRLAGVFFSIYFCMTGLHALHVVGGMIAITWLLIRAFQGVFGPEYYGPVDYVGLYWHLVDMIWIYLFPLLYLIH
- a CDS encoding SCO family protein, producing MLRSRGFTIFLVCGLILLGSRVNAQLSQTAPNELEGVGVDEKLGSTLPLDLEFTTSEGQPVRLKDLFDGKTPVLLTLNYSNCPKLCHLQLNGLFEGLESLDWTLGGKFRMITVSINPEETTERAAATKRHYLTAYQRPEADRGWFFLTGKEENIKRLANSVGFYYRYDQATKQFIHPAVTIVCTPEGKISRYLYGVEYPAQNIRLALLEASEGKIGTTTDRILMFCFHYDPARGTYTLAAYRLMQLGGVLTVCVLGTVLAVWWWRERTQRNPGNSAPETHGVNVTSQADDSWAEQ
- a CDS encoding quinol:electron acceptor oxidoreductase subunit ActD, with the translated sequence MNDNSHSPTKPNSHQPHYVGVVARFGSPADLLAAARQISAAGYRYWDCHTPFPIHGLDRAMKIRPTILPWLVAGAGAMGALGALVLQWWANGVAYPLNISGKPFFSLPANVPIIFELTVLFAALTAFFGAIVLNGLPRLLYPGSTAASFARVTTDAFLVSIEAKDPQFHPERTAEWLRNLGAESVELCPAPEGDTTIPVAIKRGLLVLAVLALLPPLFIALARQHTTETPQEKPRIHIIKDMDFQPKYQTQAVSPLFADRRAMRPRVPGTVPFDPHWEPPPEGFLTGKIGSDYLTEFPIRVTEEVMRRGRERYDIYCATCHGWTGEAGPYDGMTSRRARARGEATWVPPASLTGQAVREQPVGKIFETITQGVVREGVYSMPPYAVQIPPEDRWAIVLYVRALQRARAPYPEDFQEAAATASTAGRGLIHDEPMNSNLAKDRRP
- the coxB gene encoding cytochrome c oxidase subunit II; this encodes MDPSQITNHLTGNSIAGVLPLVQSGSFWLPPAGSTTASAVDWLFYFLFYVAAFFFLLIVTLMTLFVLKYRARPDRDAPEPSPSHNTWLELTWSVIPTMIIIFIFAVGFAGYMEMRTPPANAYEIRVTGQKWKWFFTYPTGYVDENLHVPVDRPIRLVMTSRDVIHSLYIPAFRLKMDLVPGRYTSTWFQAIQPGEYDLLCAEYCGDNHSSMLAKVIVHRPGEFEKWLEEASNFMKNLSPVEAGQILYQRQGCAQCHSIDGSAKVGPTFLGLFESQVKLADGTTVTADENYLRESILVPDAKVVAGFRPQMPPYQGLLDEDKIAALIEFIKSLKSEQSAGGHN
- a CDS encoding quinol:cytochrome C oxidoreductase; its protein translation is MGSVMQATELMDTNSTVQSAMNPSTTGVSRAPQICIIGGAIAIVLGFVLSSSSPAGWLQDYLVHYTFLVSITLGALFFVFLQHLTRAGWSVTVRRTAELMAGTTPMLVAVAFLPIAVTLFIDGLNLYPWAASDFFLHHAELRHKTIYLNIPFFLLRAAFCLAAWWWLGRFYMTRSLAQDTDGDPRWTLVMEKWSPAAALLFTVTVTLAAFDWVMSLAPAWYSTIFPVYIFSGCVVGGLAGLILILLLAQALGFLSHRVVTVEHYHDLGKLLFGFVIFWGYIAFSQYMLIWYGNIPEESQFYLPRQQGIWLYVSLGLVFGHLLIPLVGMMPRAIKRNPWTLGFFAVWLLVFHWLDLYWLIKPNWHPTVGPLSLIGGILGGVGVFGIVIAIVLKGLTRYPPIPVRDPRLNEAIHHEVV